The Candidatus Rokuibacteriota bacterium genomic sequence CGTGACGGCGCTCGAATCGCGGGAAGACAAGGAGCGCGGGATCGAGGTGGGCGCCAATGCTTACATCATCAAATCGAGCTTCGACCAGTCGAACCTCCTCGAGATCATCCGCCGGCTGGTTTGAATGCGTGCCCCTCACCTTGATCCTCTCCCCTCACCCGGCCATGACCCGACCGCAAGGGTCGGGTGCCCGCTGAGGAGGCTCGCCTTCGCTCGCAGCTTGCGTGGAGGGGCGAGGTGAGGGGCATCGCAAAGGGGCGGGGTGTGCGGGGGAGGAGTGAATGATCCGGGTGCTTGTGGCGGACGATTCGGCGACGGTGCGGGAGTACCTCGCGTACCTGCTCGGCGAGGACCCCGCGCTGGAGGTGGTGGGCA encodes the following:
- a CDS encoding response regulator yields the protein VTALESREDKERGIEVGANAYIIKSSFDQSNLLEIIRRLV